A DNA window from Ostrea edulis chromosome 5, xbOstEdul1.1, whole genome shotgun sequence contains the following coding sequences:
- the LOC125649962 gene encoding tripartite motif-containing protein 2-like isoform X2, with translation MDPCSGAQDIMRCDLCDTTAVHMHCGTCLTNLCKSCVGDHISMEESMDHKVVRYQSRKSGSLYMSCASHRARRCGVYCSHCDKPVCSVCLASGDHTGHTVSQLLDVFNSRRGSILKENRDLEDDILPTYEQEALEAKSRMSLLENQHRDRLAYISEHGLKFHKEVENVVTDLKRRVSEAKRQQLETLEKHLAEIYQTISLIRQTVSENAEMLESLELSKSFQQENMNEFKLPPPKYCPSLPQFKPNQIGIEQLSMLFGTLSKTPYNDIITETPTTGATDNSPSTENEYISDLEDPINEPKTTEHHFFNQKHGEAEEHVTDMTESDHEPEVYVPNYRIMNKTKKEIRAPGPSPKLPEADPAPNTRSKLPEVDSAPNTRPKLPEADTAPNTRPKLPETDTAPNTCPKLPKAQSVPPVVKEPHNRDPSQTSLKSVNSSVENFFVEPIILGTMDTDYSMLYNVTGLSCEEIWTSGNGRFMKLYSISQGLLLKKVRTESKNTPTDIAVTNNGDLVYTDGERKTINVLKRDTIEEMIRLKNWKPLNIYSASSGDLLVTMHSDDYKQAKVVRYSGSDEKQTVQFDERGRALYSCNSKIKYVTENENLDICVADQGAKTVVVVNHAGKLKFTYTGHTPAPKNKSYRPYGIATDSRGNILTADDYNQCVHVIDRNGKFLAYIECGLRYPWGLYVDTNDNLLVAEDTKVAKIRYLN, from the coding sequence ATGGACCCATGTAGCGGTGCTCAGGATATCATGAGGTGTGACCTCTGCGACACAACAGCGGTACACATGCACTGCGGGACGTGCCTCACCAACCTGTGCAAGTCCTGTGTTGGAGACCACATCTCAATGGAAGAGTCCATGGATCACAAAGTTGTGAGATATCAATCCAGAAAATCCGGGTCTTTGTACATGTCATGTGCATCTCACAGGGCGAGACGATGTGGGGTGTACTGTTCACATTGTGACAAACCCGTCTGTTCTGTCTGCCTAGCGTCTGGCGATCACACGGGTCACACAGTATCACAGCTCCTAGACGTTTTCAACAGCAGAAGAGGATCGATACTGAAAGAAAACAGGGATCTGGAAGACGACATTTTACCAACCTACGAACAGGAAGCGTTGGAGGCCAAGAGCAGAATGAGTTTGCTTGAGAATCAACACAGGGACCGTTTAGCATACATATCGGAGCATGGCCTGAAATTTCACAAGGAAGTCGAAAACGTTGTTACTGATCTCAAACGACGAGTCAGCGAAGCGAAGCGGCAACAGCTGGAGACTCTAGAGAAACATTTGGCTGAAATTTACCAAACAATCTCTTTGATTCGACAAACAGTAAGTGAAAACGCAGAAATGTTGGAGTCATTGGAACTTTCTAAAAGTTTTCAACAAGAAAACATGAATGAATTTAAACTCCCCCCTCCTAAGTATTGTCCGTCTTTACCCCAGTTTAAACCAAACCAAATCGGAATAGAGCAGTTATCCATGCTATTTGGAACTTTGTCGAAAACTCCATATAACGACATAATCACGGAAACGCCAACAACCGGCGCCACAGATAATTCTCCGAGTACTGAGAACGAATATATCTCTGATCTAGAGGATCCAATCAACGAACCAAAAACCACCGAGCACCACTTCTTCAATCAAAAACATGGTGAAGCAGAAGAGCATGTCACAGATATGACTGAATCAGATCATGAACCCGAGGTTTATGTTCCAAACTATCGGATTATGAATAAAACAAAGAAAGAGATTAGAGCACCAGGTCCTTCTCCAAAATTACCGGAAGCTGATCCAGCGCCAAACACTCGGTCCAAATTACCGGAAGTTGATTCAGCGCCAAACACTCGGCCCAAATTACCGGAAGCTGATACAGCGCCAAACACTCGGCCCAAATTACCGGAAACTGATACAGCGCCAAACACTTGTCCAAAATTACCGAAAGCCCAATCCGTACCACCAGTGGTCAAAGAACCACATAATCGTGATCCCAGTCAGACATCGCTTAAATCTGTCAATTCGTCTGTCGAGAACTTTTTCGTGGAACCGATAATACTTGGGACGATGGACACCGACTACTCAATGTTGTACAACGTGACCGGTCTTAGTTGCGAGGAGATATGGACTAGCGGAAATGGCCGTTTCATGAAATTGTATAGCATCAGTCAAGGTCTTCTACTAAAGAAAGTTAGAACGGAGTCAAAAAATACTCCCACAGATATCGCTGTAACGAACAACGGGGATTTAGTGTACACTGACGGGGAGAGAAAGACGATCAATGTTCTGAAGCGTGATACGATAGAGGAGATGATCAGACTGAAGAACTGGAAACCTCTCAACATCTACAGCGCCTCCTCTGGTGACCTCCTCGTCACGATGCACAGTGATGACTATAAACAGGCAAAAGTCGTTCGTTACTCTGGATCCGACGAGAAACAAACCGTTCAATTTGATGAGCGGGGCAGGGCTTTGTACTCCTGTAACAGCAAAATTAAATACGTCACGGAAAACGAAAACTTAGACATCTGTGTGGCTGATCAAGGAGCAAAAACGGTCGTAGTAGTCAACCATGCCGGGAAATTGAAATTCACGTACACTGGACATACTCCTGCTCCCAAGAACAAATCATACCGTCCGTATGGAATCGCCACAGACAGCCGCGGAAACATTCTTACAGCAGACGATTACAATCAGTGTGTTCACGTCATTGACCGGAATGGGAAGTTCCTCGCATACATAGAGTGTGGATTACGATATCCCTGGGGACTTTATGTAGACACAAACGACAACCTTTTGGTTGCAGAGGATACCAAAGTTGCAAAAATTCGTTATCTGAATTAG
- the LOC125649962 gene encoding tripartite motif-containing protein 2-like isoform X1, translated as MFFLNKKGVYSGVKCKKTLNLETRPQAMDPCSGAQDIMRCDLCDTTAVHMHCGTCLTNLCKSCVGDHISMEESMDHKVVRYQSRKSGSLYMSCASHRARRCGVYCSHCDKPVCSVCLASGDHTGHTVSQLLDVFNSRRGSILKENRDLEDDILPTYEQEALEAKSRMSLLENQHRDRLAYISEHGLKFHKEVENVVTDLKRRVSEAKRQQLETLEKHLAEIYQTISLIRQTVSENAEMLESLELSKSFQQENMNEFKLPPPKYCPSLPQFKPNQIGIEQLSMLFGTLSKTPYNDIITETPTTGATDNSPSTENEYISDLEDPINEPKTTEHHFFNQKHGEAEEHVTDMTESDHEPEVYVPNYRIMNKTKKEIRAPGPSPKLPEADPAPNTRSKLPEVDSAPNTRPKLPEADTAPNTRPKLPETDTAPNTCPKLPKAQSVPPVVKEPHNRDPSQTSLKSVNSSVENFFVEPIILGTMDTDYSMLYNVTGLSCEEIWTSGNGRFMKLYSISQGLLLKKVRTESKNTPTDIAVTNNGDLVYTDGERKTINVLKRDTIEEMIRLKNWKPLNIYSASSGDLLVTMHSDDYKQAKVVRYSGSDEKQTVQFDERGRALYSCNSKIKYVTENENLDICVADQGAKTVVVVNHAGKLKFTYTGHTPAPKNKSYRPYGIATDSRGNILTADDYNQCVHVIDRNGKFLAYIECGLRYPWGLYVDTNDNLLVAEDTKVAKIRYLN; from the exons atgttttttttaaataagaaggGGGTGTATTCCGGTGTGAAGTGTAAGAAGACACTGAATCTGGAG ACACGCCCACAAGCCATGGACCCATGTAGCGGTGCTCAGGATATCATGAGGTGTGACCTCTGCGACACAACAGCGGTACACATGCACTGCGGGACGTGCCTCACCAACCTGTGCAAGTCCTGTGTTGGAGACCACATCTCAATGGAAGAGTCCATGGATCACAAAGTTGTGAGATATCAATCCAGAAAATCCGGGTCTTTGTACATGTCATGTGCATCTCACAGGGCGAGACGATGTGGGGTGTACTGTTCACATTGTGACAAACCCGTCTGTTCTGTCTGCCTAGCGTCTGGCGATCACACGGGTCACACAGTATCACAGCTCCTAGACGTTTTCAACAGCAGAAGAGGATCGATACTGAAAGAAAACAGGGATCTGGAAGACGACATTTTACCAACCTACGAACAGGAAGCGTTGGAGGCCAAGAGCAGAATGAGTTTGCTTGAGAATCAACACAGGGACCGTTTAGCATACATATCGGAGCATGGCCTGAAATTTCACAAGGAAGTCGAAAACGTTGTTACTGATCTCAAACGACGAGTCAGCGAAGCGAAGCGGCAACAGCTGGAGACTCTAGAGAAACATTTGGCTGAAATTTACCAAACAATCTCTTTGATTCGACAAACAGTAAGTGAAAACGCAGAAATGTTGGAGTCATTGGAACTTTCTAAAAGTTTTCAACAAGAAAACATGAATGAATTTAAACTCCCCCCTCCTAAGTATTGTCCGTCTTTACCCCAGTTTAAACCAAACCAAATCGGAATAGAGCAGTTATCCATGCTATTTGGAACTTTGTCGAAAACTCCATATAACGACATAATCACGGAAACGCCAACAACCGGCGCCACAGATAATTCTCCGAGTACTGAGAACGAATATATCTCTGATCTAGAGGATCCAATCAACGAACCAAAAACCACCGAGCACCACTTCTTCAATCAAAAACATGGTGAAGCAGAAGAGCATGTCACAGATATGACTGAATCAGATCATGAACCCGAGGTTTATGTTCCAAACTATCGGATTATGAATAAAACAAAGAAAGAGATTAGAGCACCAGGTCCTTCTCCAAAATTACCGGAAGCTGATCCAGCGCCAAACACTCGGTCCAAATTACCGGAAGTTGATTCAGCGCCAAACACTCGGCCCAAATTACCGGAAGCTGATACAGCGCCAAACACTCGGCCCAAATTACCGGAAACTGATACAGCGCCAAACACTTGTCCAAAATTACCGAAAGCCCAATCCGTACCACCAGTGGTCAAAGAACCACATAATCGTGATCCCAGTCAGACATCGCTTAAATCTGTCAATTCGTCTGTCGAGAACTTTTTCGTGGAACCGATAATACTTGGGACGATGGACACCGACTACTCAATGTTGTACAACGTGACCGGTCTTAGTTGCGAGGAGATATGGACTAGCGGAAATGGCCGTTTCATGAAATTGTATAGCATCAGTCAAGGTCTTCTACTAAAGAAAGTTAGAACGGAGTCAAAAAATACTCCCACAGATATCGCTGTAACGAACAACGGGGATTTAGTGTACACTGACGGGGAGAGAAAGACGATCAATGTTCTGAAGCGTGATACGATAGAGGAGATGATCAGACTGAAGAACTGGAAACCTCTCAACATCTACAGCGCCTCCTCTGGTGACCTCCTCGTCACGATGCACAGTGATGACTATAAACAGGCAAAAGTCGTTCGTTACTCTGGATCCGACGAGAAACAAACCGTTCAATTTGATGAGCGGGGCAGGGCTTTGTACTCCTGTAACAGCAAAATTAAATACGTCACGGAAAACGAAAACTTAGACATCTGTGTGGCTGATCAAGGAGCAAAAACGGTCGTAGTAGTCAACCATGCCGGGAAATTGAAATTCACGTACACTGGACATACTCCTGCTCCCAAGAACAAATCATACCGTCCGTATGGAATCGCCACAGACAGCCGCGGAAACATTCTTACAGCAGACGATTACAATCAGTGTGTTCACGTCATTGACCGGAATGGGAAGTTCCTCGCATACATAGAGTGTGGATTACGATATCCCTGGGGACTTTATGTAGACACAAACGACAACCTTTTGGTTGCAGAGGATACCAAAGTTGCAAAAATTCGTTATCTGAATTAG